A region from the Eublepharis macularius isolate TG4126 chromosome 13, MPM_Emac_v1.0, whole genome shotgun sequence genome encodes:
- the TMEM119 gene encoding transmembrane protein 119 — protein MVATRSICLLVMLMAPLCSSRSRHLPAATLEDGAGSGEGEGASSIPPPASVTLSVNPTLDEVLMTSVNETSTTLNILDGIVDFFREYMLLIIVVGSLVFIFLFIVCAAVIVRQKHKASAYYPSSFPKKKYVDQNDKSGGAKAFSEVPEKAGDSCQEEPVDSTKQLQADILAAAQNLKSPMKAVMANGESAKTEEKPIKEREEGTQAADVDRKEEEQTTRVQDGPPEEADLPLETPATQNPEEAEVNGGDPPPTVGGQQVAEATPPSPEEPKEPAGTDNSISQTLESENQESFDQTTHDDSSSGD, from the coding sequence ATGGTGGCCACCAGGAGCATCTGCCTTCTCGTTATGCTGATGGCCCCTCTCTGCTCCTCCCGATCGAGGCACCTTCCAGCAGCCACCCTGGAAGACGGTGCTGGGagcggagagggagagggggcttCCTCCATCCCACCCCCTGCAAGCGTGACCTTGAGTGTGAACCCCACCTTGGACGAGGTCCTCATGACCTCGGTGAACGAGACGTCCACCACCCTGAACATACTGGACGGGATTGTGGACTTCTTCCGAGAGTACATGCTGCTGATCATCGTGGTGGGCTCCTTGGTCTTCATCTTCCTGTTCATTGTGTGTGCAGCCGTCATCGTCCGGCAGAAGCACAAGGCCTCCGCCTATTACCCGTCCTCTTTCCCCAAGAAGAAGTACGTGGACCAGAATGACAAGTCGGGCGGTGCCAAAGCTTTCAGTGAAGTCCCTGAGAAGGCTGGTGATTCCTGCCAAGAAGAGCCCGTTGACTCCACCAAACAACTGCAAGCGGATATTTTAGCAGCAGCCCAAAACCTCAAGTCCCCGATGAAGGCTGTCATGGCAAATGGAGAGAGTGCCAAAACGGAGGAGAAACCCAtcaaggaaagggaagaaggaactCAGGCAGCAGACGTGgacagaaaagaagaggaacaaACGACCCGAGTCCAGGATGGTCCACCAGAAGAGGCTGACCTTCCTCTAGAGACTCCAGCGACACAAAACCCGGAAGAGGCTGAAGTCAACGGGGGAGACCCACCACCCACTGTGGGTGGTCAACAGGTGGCGGAAgccaccccaccttctccagaggAGCCCAAGGAGCCAGCCGGGACAGATAATTCCATCTCACAGACCTTGGAAAGTGAGAATCAAGAGTCTTTTGACCAAACAACTCATGATGACAGCAGCTCAGGAGACTAA